The DNA region AAAAACGACAACGCCTTGCAGGTACACCATGACCATCACCCGCCGCGACTTCCTCAACGGCGCTGCCCTCGCCATCGGCGCCGGACTCACTCCGCTGCAGCTGCTCCAGGCCGCCCCCTCCGGCCGCTACTACCCGCCCGCCCTCACCGGCCTGCGCGGTAGCCACCCCGGCGCCTTCGAGGTGGCGCACCAGATGGGCTGGGAAAAGAAGGTGTTCGATACCGACGGTCTGAAGATCGAGGAGGAATACGACCTGGTGGTGGTCGGCGGCGGCATCAGCGGGCTCGCCGCGGCCTGGTTCTACCGCCAGAAGCACCCGCAGGCGCGCGTGCTCATCGTCGAGAACCACGACGACTTCGGCGGCCACGCCAAGCGCAACGAATTCCAGGCCGGCGGCCGGATGATCCTCGGCTACGGCGGCAGCGAAGCCTTCCAGTCGCCCAAGAGCCTCTACAGCAAGGAGGTCAACGGCCTGCTCAAGCAGCTGGGCGTGGACATCGACCGCTTCGAGACCGCCTTCGACCGCGACTTCTACCCGGGCCTGGGCCTGTCGCGCGGGGTGTTCTTCGACAAGGCCGGCTTCGGCCAGGACAAGCTGGTGACCGGCGACCCGACGCCCATGGTGGCCGACGACATCGCCCCGGAAAAACTCAACGCCCGCAGCTGGCGCGCCTTCATCGAGGACTTCCCGCTGCCGGAAGCCGATCGCCAGGCGCTGATCGACCTGCACGAGGCACCGCGCGACTACCTCGCCGGCAAGAGCCGCGAGGAGAAGGAAGACCACCTGGCCAAAACCAGCTACCAGGACTTCCTGCGCAAGGACGTGGGCCTGAGCGAGGCGGCCACCCGCTATTTCCTCGCCCGCACCAACGACTTCTCGGCCCTGAGCATCGACGCCGTGGCCGCCGCCGACGCCTACTCGGTGGGCTTCCCCGGCTTCGCCGCCATGGACCTCTCCCCCGTCAGCGAAGAGGCCAAGGCGGAGATGGAAGAGCCGTACATCTACCACTTCCCGGACGGCAACGCGTCCCTGGCGCGCCTGCTGGTGCGCGGGCTGATCCCGGCCGTGGCACCGGGCAAGGGCATGGACGACATCGTCCTCGCCGACTTCGACTACGCCAAGCTCGATCAGCCGGGCAGCCCGGTGCGCCTGCGCCTGAACAGCACCGTGGTCAGCGTGCGCAACCGCGACGGCGGCGTGGACGTCGGCTACAGCCGTGGCGGCCAGCTGCACCGGGTGCGCGGCAAGCACACGGTGCTGGCCTGCTACAACATGATCATCCCCTACATCCTGCGCGACCTCTCCGCCGAGCAGGCCCACGCGTTGTCGCAGAACGTGAAGTTCCCGCTGGTGTACACCAAGGTGGTGATCCGCAACTGGCAGAGCTTCCGCAAGCTCGGCGTCCACGAGATCTACGCGCCGAACCAGCCCTACAGCCGGGTCAAGCTTGACTACCCGGTGGACATCGGCGGCTACCGCCACCCACGCGACCCGAACCAGCCCATCGGCCTGCACATGGTCCACGTGCCCACCAGCCCGAACATGGGCATGGACGCCCGCACCCAGGCGCGGGTCGGTCGCACCAAGCTCTACGGCATGAGCTTCGAGCAGATGGAGACGGCCATCCGCGACCAGCTCCAGGCCATGCTCGGCCCGGCCGGCTTCGACCACCAGAAGGACATCCTCGGCATCACCGTGAACCGTTGGTCCCATGGCTACGCCTATTTCGCCAACAGCCTGTTCGACGACGAAGACGAGAGCGAGAAGCTGATGAACCTGGCGCGCACCCAGGTCGGCAACGTCACCATCGCCAACTCCGACGCGGCCTGGAGCGCCTACGCCCACGCCGCCATCGACGAGGCCTGGAGGGCAGTGGGCGAGCTGGGCTGACGCCGCGCCGAAGACGGGGATGCCCACGCCACAGATGAAAAAGCCCGCCGATCGGCGGGCTTTTTTCATGGGCGGGCACTCACTCCTGTATGCGCAGGTGCGAGGTATCCGGCGGAGGCGCGGCCGGGGCGGCCTTGGCCTGGCCCATGTCGCTGCCCACCGGCGCCAGGCTGAACTGGCTCAGGTCGACCTTGGGCGCCTGCGCCTCGGCCTTGGCGTCCTGCAGGTCCGCCCCCACCGGGGCGATGCCGAAGTCCGGCGCGTCCACCTCGGCGAACGCCGCCATGTATTCGTCACGCGGCGCCACTTTCAGGCGCCCCACCGGAGCGCCCTCCCCAGACGGCTGGGCCACCGGGGCGCGCGGCGCGGCGACCGGCTCCTGCACGGGCGGCGGCGCCAGCTCCACCTCCTCGATCTCGACGTCCATCGACACCACGTCCACCACCGCACCGGCACGCTCAAGCGTTGCACGATATTTCTCGGCGGCGGCCTCATCGAGGTTGTTCTTGATCACGATGCGCCTGCCGGAAAACAGCATGGCGATGCGTTGCGCGTCAGCCTGGAAGAGCTTGGCCATGTTGGCCTGCACCAGCTCCAGCCGGGCTCCCGGAACCAGTTGGCCGGAGAAAGCGATCTCGTAGCGGCTCATGGTCACACTCCTGTCCGAAACAGACCGCAGTATGGCGCAGGTTTTTTTCTGCAAACAACAAGTTGCAGCCAAGCAGTTGCTTGTTACACTTGAGCGTCGATGGAGTAATGCAATGTTTTCTCAGGCGCAAACGATAAGAATTCTCAGCCTAATGATGTTACTGGCCCTCCCTCTTTCGGGCCTGACGGGATGTTCCACCTGGATGACCGGCGGCTTCCGCGATCCGGACGTGCGGCTGGTCAAGGTCGATGTGATCAAGGCGAAACTCCTCGAGCAGCAGTTCCTGCTGCGCTTTCGCGTGGACAACCCCAACGACGTCAGCCTGCCCGTCCGCGGCCTGGTCTATACCGTCCACCTCAACGACGTGAAGCTCGCCTCCGGCGAGTCCAGCACCTGGTTCACCGTGCCCGCCAATGGCCACGAGACCTTCGATGTCCCGGTGCGCACCAACCTCTGGCGCCACATGAAGTACATCGTCAAGCTCCTGGAGAAGCCCGACGAGCCGATCCACTACCGCCTCGAAGGCGAGGTGAAGACCGGCCTGATGTTCGGCAAGAGCGTGCACCTCTCGCGCAATGGCGAGATAATCCCGGGCAACTACATCCCGGAGTGACCTTTCCATGAGTCAAGAACCCCATGTCCATGGCCCCGACTGCAACCACGACCATGATCATGACCACCACCACGATCACGGCCACGTGCACGGCCCGCACTGCAACCACGGCCCGCAGGAGCCGGTGCGCAACCCGCTGAAGGAAGTGGGCCGCAACGATCCCTGCCCCTGTGGCAGCGCGAAGAAATTCAAGAAATGCCACGGCGCCTGATCCCCGCCAGTGCAACCAAGGCCCGTCTAGCACGGGCCTTTTCGTTGGCGTGGGGAATCCTTTAGGCTGGCCGCCCGCATCCTGAGGAGTCCCACCATGATCGACCTCTACTACTGGACCACCCCCAACGGCCACAAGATCACGCTGTTCCTCGAGGAGACCGGCCTCCCCTACCGGATCCACCCCATCAACATCGGCAAGGACGAGCAGTTCCAGCCGAGCTTCCTCGAGATCGCCCCGAACAACCGCATCCCCGCCATCGTCGACCACGCCCCGGCGGACGGCGGCGAGCCGCTGTCGCTGTTCGAGTCCGGCGCCATCCTGCTCTACCTTGCCGAGAAGACCGGGCGCTTCATCCCCGCCGACCTGCGCGGCCGCGAAGAAACCCTGCAGTGGCTGTTCTGGCAGATGGGCGGCCTCGGCCCGATGGCCGGGCAGAACCACCACTTCAACCGCTTCGCCCCGGAGAAGGTGCCCTACGCCATCCAGCGCTACGTGAAGGAGACCGCCCGTCTCTACGGCGTGCTCGACAAGCGCCTGGCCGACCGCCCCTTCGTCGCCGGCGCCGAGTACGGCATCGCCGACATGGCCATCTATCCCTGGATCGTCCCGCACACCTACCAGGAACAGGACCTCGACGACTTCCCCAACCTCAAGCGCTGGTTCCAGAGCATCCAGGCCCGCCCGGCCACGATCCGCGCCTATGAACTGGTGGAAAAGATCAACCCCGCCGCCGCTAAAAAGTAGGGCCAACGGCGCTTGCGCAGTGCGAGGCCGCTCTCTAACGTAGCGCGTTTGAAAACCGCCGCCTCTTCGGGAGATACCGCTCCATGGCCTCGCCTGCGCCCAAGCGCTTCCTGCCTCGTTTCTGCCTGGCCGCCGCCCTCGGCGCCATGGTCGCGCTGACCGGTTGCCAGTCCTGGCTCGACAGCCGCTATTCCGACAGCCTGCCCCCCACCTCCGGCTTCAAGCCGGTCAAGGGCCTGGCGCAGAGCGTCTCCATCCGCCGCAACCCGCTGGGCATGCCGCTGATCGAGACCACCACCTTCCACGACGCCCTGTTCGCCATGGGCTACGTGCACGCCTCCGACCGCCTCAGCCAGATGGTCGGCCTGCGCCTCATGGCCGAGGGCCGCCTGGCCGAGATGGCCGGCCCCGGCGTGCTGGAAGTGGACCGTTTCATGCGCGCGGTGAACCTGCGCAAGAGCGCCGACATCCTCTACAAGAACGCCTCCCCGCGCCTGAAGTCCTTCTTCGAGGTCTATGCACGCGGCGTCAACGCCTACCTCTTCCAGTACCGCGACAAGCTGCCGATGGACCTCGCCGAGTCCGGCTACAAGCCCGCCTACTGGAAACCCGAGGACTCGGTGCTGGTCTTCAGCCTGCTCAACTTCGGCCTGGCGGTGAACCTGCAGGAAGAGATCGCCTCGCTGGTCATGGCGCAGAAGGTCGGGGCCGACAAGGTCGCCTGGCTGCTGCCCACCTACCCGGACGAGAACCTGCCCTTCGACGAAGCCGACAAGCTCAAGGGCCTCAACCTCGGCGGGCAGATCCAGGGCCTCGCCGCCATCGACCAGGCCGCCGGGCAGCTGGCGGGCCTGAACATGCTCGGCGTCGCCGCCTCCAACAACTGGGCCATCGCGCCCCAGCGCACGCGCAACGGCAAGAGCATCCTCGCCAACGACACCCACCTGCCGCTGGCCATGCCCTCGTACTGGAACTTCATGCAGATCCGCTCGCCGAAGTTCCAGGCCGCAGGCGTCACCATCGCCGGCGTGCCCGCCGTGGTCGCCGGCTTCAACGGCAAGCTGGCCTGGGGCATGACCATGGTCATGGCCGACAACCAGGACCTCTACCTGGAGAAGGTCAAGCGCGAGGGCAACCGCCTCTACTACCTCGCCGACGGCAAATGGCAGCCGGCCATCGAGCGCAACGAGACCTTCTTCATCAAGGGCGAGCGGCCGATCCGCGAAACCCTCTACGAGACCCGCCACGGCCCGCTGCTCAACTCCGTGCTCGGCCAGCGCAAGCACCCGCTGCAGCCCCTGGAGATGAAGAGCGGCCTGGGCATCGCCCTGAAGACCGCGCAGTTCGAGAACGACCAGACCCTGGACGCCTTCTTCGACCTGTCCCGCGCGCAATCCGTCGAGCAGGCCAGCGAGGCGACGCGCTCGATCCGCGCCATCGGCCTCAACCTGCTCACCGCCGATGCCCAGCACATCGCCTGGCAGGTCACCGGCCGCTACCCCAACCGTCGCGAAGGCCGTGGCCTGATGCCCTCCCCCGGCTGGGACGGCCGCTACGACTGGGACGGTTTCGCCGACCCCATGCTGCACCCCTATGACCAGGACCCGACCCAGGGCTGGCTCGGCACCGCCAACCAGCGCACCGTGCAGGGCGGCTATGGCGTGCAGCTGTCCAACTCCTGGTTCTACCCGGAGCGGGCCGAGCGCATCGCCCAGCTCGCCGGCAGCGGCAAGCACGACACCCGCAGCACCATCGCCATGCAGTACGACCAGACCACGCCCTTCGCCGCCAAGCTCAAGGCGATGTTCGAAGACCCGGCCATGGCCCAGCCGCTCAAGCAGGCCATCGACGCCCTGCCCACGGCCGAGCGCGACAAGGCCCGTGAAGCCCTGAGCCGCCTGCTGGCCTTCGATGGCGACCTGCGCCCGACCTCGGCCGATGCGGTGTTCTACGAAGCCTTCCTGCAGGAAAGCGCCAGGCAGATCTTCCAGGACGAACTCGGCCCCGAAGGCAGCCCGGCCTGGCAGGCCCTGGTGGAAACCGCCAACCTCTCCTACTCCGCCCAGGCCGACCACCTGCTGGGCCGCGCCGACAGCCCGTTCTGGGACGACGTGCGCACAGCGCAGAAGGAAGACAAGCCCGCCATCCTCGCCCGCAGCCTGGCCGCCGCCGTCAGCTTTGCCGAAGGCAAGCTCGGCACCGACCGCAAGGCCTGGCAGTGGGGCAAGCTGCACAGCTACACCTGGGCCACCGAAACCACCAGGCTGGCGCCCTTCATGAGCGCCAGCCAGCGCACCGGGATCAACGCCATCCAGGGCTACCTGGACCGTGGCCCCTACCCGGCCGGCGGCGACATGAACACGCTGAACGTCTCGGCCTACGAGTGGGGCAACGACTTCGACACCTGGCTGATCCCGGCCATGCGCATCATCGTCGACTTCGGCCAGCCGGAACCCATGATCGGGCTCAACAGCTCCGGCCAGTCCGGCAACCCGGCCAGCCCCAACTACGCCGACGGCATCGACGCCTGGCTCAAGGCCCGCTACATGAGCTTCCCCTTCCAGTCGCAGAACCTCGACAAGGTCTACGGCACCAAGCGGCTGATGCTCACCCCGCAAAAATGATCGCCCGGGGCGGGAACTAACCGCCCCGGCACTGTCTATGTAAGCGGACTTACTCCATAGATCACATCATTTCAGGGCGCCCTCACCGGCGCCCTTTCTTTTGCCCGCGAAAAGGCCTCGTAGGTTGGGCTGAGGCACGAAGCCCAACGCACCGGAGCCCGTCCCGGCCGCGATGTAGGGCCTCGCCGGCTCGGCGCCAACCTACGGACGTAGCCCGGGCTTCAGCCCGGGAATCGGCAAAAAGGGAAAGGTGAAGAACCAGAAGCAGCGGCCCATGCATTACACATGGGCCGCCGTCGAAGGTCAGGACGCCTTCGGCTTCACCGGTGCCTTGGGCTCCGGCTTCTGGAAGGGGTACAGGTGCTGGCGCAGGATGCCGTCCGGCAGCGGCTTGCCGAACACGCCGTAGCGGGTCGGCCACTCCTTGGGCGGCAGCTTGAAGGTGCCGAACAGCATGTCGACGATCGGCAGGTGGATCGCGTAGTTCTTGTAGATGTAGTCCGGGTGCCGGGCGTGGTGCCAGTGGTGGTAGCGCGGCAGCACCAGCAGGTAGTTCAGCCAGCCGCCGTCGATGCGCACGTTGGCGTGGGCCAGCACCGCCTGCACGCCCACCAGGATCACGTAGGCATTCATCGCCTGGGGCGAGAAGCCCATCAGCATCAGCGGCACCAGCACCCCGGTACGGGTCAGCAGGATCTCCACGAAGTGGATGCGCGAGCCGGCCAGCCAGTCCATCGCCGTGCTCGAGTGGTGCACCGCATGGAAGCGCCACAGCCAGGGCACCACGTGGTACAGGCGGTGCAGCCAGTACTGGCCCAGGTCCGCCACCAGCACCGCGAGGATGAACTGCAGCCAGACCGGCAGCGACTGCACGCCCGCCTGGAAGGCCGGCGACACCGCCCAGCCCCCCAGCAGCGTGGACGAGGCGGTGACGAAGATCAGGATGAACTGCACCAGCATGTGGCTGACGAAGAAGTACGCCAGGTCCGTGCGCCAGTGGGGGCGCAGGATGTTCTGCTGCGGGTCCTTGGCGTAGAGCTTCTCCAGCGGGATGAACACGATGGCCGAGACCAGCAGCGCCAGCACGAACCAGTCCAGCCCCAGGGAATAGGGGGTCTGGCCGATGGTCTCGAACTGGATGTTGGTGCCGCCGAGGAACACCGCCAGGCCCGAAGCGGCGATGCCGGTGAAGCCCAGCCGCTTGCGGCGGTTGAGCAGGATGTTGAGCGTGCCCAGGGAGAACGACGCCACCAGCCCCACCAGCAGCACGCTGCGGGCGAACTGCTCGCTGTAGACCTTGCGGAACTCGGCGAAGGTCAGCCATTCGGGGAACAGGAAACACAGCACCGCGCAGAGGCTGAGCAGCCCCAGCGCCGCGGAAAGATAACCGCTGATACGCCCCTCGCCGATCCGGAACGGATCATGACCGTGGCGCTGGAAATAGGCCTTGATCGCCTGCATTCGCACATCCTCCATGAAGTCGGCAGAAAAGCCGCTCCCGATCTTGACGTCCACACCCCGTTCCAGGCCACCTGTTCCGACGAACACCCGGGACTTCCGTGACCTGTTTCGCGATCCCGAGGCGAACTAGCCAGCCGAACCAACCGAACCCGACCATGCTCATAGACATGAGCCCACAACGAGGCAGCCCCATGGACCTGGTCGTCGCGAGGCCCGAAGGCCTCTACTGTCCGCTCGGTGACTTCTACATCGACCCCTGGAAACCGGTGGAACGTGCCGTCATCACCCACGGCCACGGCGACCACGCGCGCACCGGCAACGGCCATTACCTGGCGACCAGCGCCGGCGCCGGCATCCTGCGTGCACGCCTCGGCGACATCCGCCTGCAGACCCTCGACTACGGCGAGCGCCTGGAGCACGGCGGCGTCACCCTCAGCCTGCATCCGGCCGGCCACGTGCTCGGCTCGGCCCAGGTGCGCCTGGAGTACCGGGGCGAAGTGTGGGTGGCTTCCGGCGACTACAAGACCGAGGCCGACGGCACCTGCGCGCCCTTCGAGCCGGTGCGCTGCCACTGCTTCATCACCGAATCCACCTTCGGCCTGCCCATCTACCGCTGGCAGCCGCAAGCCGCCCTGTTCGCCGAGATCGACGCCTGGTGGCGCGCCAACCAGGCCGCCGGGCGCGCCAGCGTGCTGTTCTGCTACGCCTTCGGCAAGGCCCAGCGCATCCTCCATGGCATCGACGCGAGCATCGGCCCGATCCTCGTCCACGGCGCCATGGAGCCGCTCAACCGGGTCTACCGCGAAGCCGGCGTCGCCCTGCCGGAAACCCGCTACGCCGGCGACATCGCCCGCAACGACCCACTGCTGCGCCAGGCCCTGGTCATGGCCCCGCCCTCCGCCGGCGGCAGCACCTGGATGCGCCGCTTCGGCGACTACAGCGACGCCTTCGCCAGCGGCTGGATGATGCTCCGCGGCACCCGCAGGCGGCGCGGCGTGGACCGCGGCTTCGTGCTCTCCGACCACGCCGACTGGCCCGGCCTGCTCTGGGCCATCGAGCAGAGCGGCGCCGAGCGGGTGTTCGTCACCCACGGCTCGGTCAACGTGCTGGTGCGCTACCTTAGCGAACAGGGCCTGGACGCCCAGGCCTTCAGCACCGAATACGGCGACGAGGACGAACCGGCCAGCGCCCCGGAGGCGACCCCGTGAAGGATTTCGCCGAGCTCTACGGCCGCCTCGACGCCAGCACCTCCAGCAATGCCAAGCTGGCCGCGCTGCAGGACTACTTCGCCAGCGCCACGCCCGAGGACGCCGCCTGGGCGGTGTACTTCCTCAGCGGTGGCAAGCCGCGCCAACTGGTGCCGGTGCGCCAGCTGCGGGAGATCACCCTGGCCATCACCGGCCTGCCCGAATGGCTGTTCGAGGAGAGCTACCAGGCGGTGGGCGATCTCGCCGAAACCATTTCCCTGCTGCTGCCACCCAGCGTCCAGCGCTCCGACGAGGGCCTCGCCACCTGGGTCGAGGAGCACCTGCTGCCCCTGCGCGGGCTGCCCCCGGCGGAACTCGCCGCCCGCCTGCCGCCGCTCTGGGCGCGCCTCGACCGCCTGAGCCTGCTGGTGTGCCTGAAGCTGGTCACCGGGGCCTTCCGGGTCGGCGTCTCGCGCCTCCTGGTCACCCGCGCCCTGGCCAACCTCACCGGCCTCGATCCCAAGCGCGTCGCCCAGCGCCTGGTCGGCTACACCGACGCCTCGCGCCCGCCCAGCGCCCAGGGCTACGCCCGGCTCATCGCCGAACAGAGCGAGGCCGAGCACCTGGAACGCGGCGGCCTGCCCTACCCCTTCTTCCTCGCCCACCCGCTGCAGGCGGAGGTCGGCACCTTCGCCGACCTGCTCGGCCCGCCGGCGGACTGGCTGGTCGAATGGAAATGGGACGGCATCCGCGCCCAGCTGGTACGCCGCGACGGCCACCTGTGGATCTGGTCGCGGGGCGAGGAGCTGGTCAGCGAGCGCTTCCCGGAACTGCACGGCCTGGCCCATGCGCTGCCCGAAGGCACGGTGATCGACGGCGAGATCCTGGTGTGGAAGGACGGCCGCGTGCAGCCCTTCGCCCTGCTGCAGCAACGCATCGGCCGCAAGCGCCTGACGCGCAAGGTGCTCGACGACGCCCCCGTGCGCCTGGTGGCCTACGACCTGCTGGAGTGGCGTGGCGAGGACTGGCGCCAGCGCCCCCTGGCCGAGCGCCGCGAACGCCTGGAGCAATTGCTGGAGGAGCTGAGCGACCCGGTGCTGGAGCTGTCCCCCGAGGTGCGCGGCGAAGACTGGCATGACCTCGCCCGCCAGCGCGAGGGCGCACGCGCCCTGGGCGTCGAAGGGATGATGCTCAAGGCCCGCGACGCGCTGTACGGCGTCGGCCGCACCAAGGACCAGGGCACCTGGTGGAAATGGAAGCTCGACCCCTACAGCGTCGACGCCGTGCTGATCTACGCCCAGCGTGGCCACGGCCGCCGCGCCAACCTCTACACCGACTTCACCTTCG from Pseudomonas tohonis includes:
- a CDS encoding NAD(P)/FAD-dependent oxidoreductase, yielding MTITRRDFLNGAALAIGAGLTPLQLLQAAPSGRYYPPALTGLRGSHPGAFEVAHQMGWEKKVFDTDGLKIEEEYDLVVVGGGISGLAAAWFYRQKHPQARVLIVENHDDFGGHAKRNEFQAGGRMILGYGGSEAFQSPKSLYSKEVNGLLKQLGVDIDRFETAFDRDFYPGLGLSRGVFFDKAGFGQDKLVTGDPTPMVADDIAPEKLNARSWRAFIEDFPLPEADRQALIDLHEAPRDYLAGKSREEKEDHLAKTSYQDFLRKDVGLSEAATRYFLARTNDFSALSIDAVAAADAYSVGFPGFAAMDLSPVSEEAKAEMEEPYIYHFPDGNASLARLLVRGLIPAVAPGKGMDDIVLADFDYAKLDQPGSPVRLRLNSTVVSVRNRDGGVDVGYSRGGQLHRVRGKHTVLACYNMIIPYILRDLSAEQAHALSQNVKFPLVYTKVVIRNWQSFRKLGVHEIYAPNQPYSRVKLDYPVDIGGYRHPRDPNQPIGLHMVHVPTSPNMGMDARTQARVGRTKLYGMSFEQMETAIRDQLQAMLGPAGFDHQKDILGITVNRWSHGYAYFANSLFDDEDESEKLMNLARTQVGNVTIANSDAAWSAYAHAAIDEAWRAVGELG
- a CDS encoding LEA type 2 family protein — protein: MFSQAQTIRILSLMMLLALPLSGLTGCSTWMTGGFRDPDVRLVKVDVIKAKLLEQQFLLRFRVDNPNDVSLPVRGLVYTVHLNDVKLASGESSTWFTVPANGHETFDVPVRTNLWRHMKYIVKLLEKPDEPIHYRLEGEVKTGLMFGKSVHLSRNGEIIPGNYIPE
- a CDS encoding SEC-C metal-binding domain-containing protein, producing the protein MSQEPHVHGPDCNHDHDHDHHHDHGHVHGPHCNHGPQEPVRNPLKEVGRNDPCPCGSAKKFKKCHGA
- a CDS encoding glutathione binding-like protein, which translates into the protein MIDLYYWTTPNGHKITLFLEETGLPYRIHPINIGKDEQFQPSFLEIAPNNRIPAIVDHAPADGGEPLSLFESGAILLYLAEKTGRFIPADLRGREETLQWLFWQMGGLGPMAGQNHHFNRFAPEKVPYAIQRYVKETARLYGVLDKRLADRPFVAGAEYGIADMAIYPWIVPHTYQEQDLDDFPNLKRWFQSIQARPATIRAYELVEKINPAAAKK
- a CDS encoding penicillin acylase family protein, giving the protein MASPAPKRFLPRFCLAAALGAMVALTGCQSWLDSRYSDSLPPTSGFKPVKGLAQSVSIRRNPLGMPLIETTTFHDALFAMGYVHASDRLSQMVGLRLMAEGRLAEMAGPGVLEVDRFMRAVNLRKSADILYKNASPRLKSFFEVYARGVNAYLFQYRDKLPMDLAESGYKPAYWKPEDSVLVFSLLNFGLAVNLQEEIASLVMAQKVGADKVAWLLPTYPDENLPFDEADKLKGLNLGGQIQGLAAIDQAAGQLAGLNMLGVAASNNWAIAPQRTRNGKSILANDTHLPLAMPSYWNFMQIRSPKFQAAGVTIAGVPAVVAGFNGKLAWGMTMVMADNQDLYLEKVKREGNRLYYLADGKWQPAIERNETFFIKGERPIRETLYETRHGPLLNSVLGQRKHPLQPLEMKSGLGIALKTAQFENDQTLDAFFDLSRAQSVEQASEATRSIRAIGLNLLTADAQHIAWQVTGRYPNRREGRGLMPSPGWDGRYDWDGFADPMLHPYDQDPTQGWLGTANQRTVQGGYGVQLSNSWFYPERAERIAQLAGSGKHDTRSTIAMQYDQTTPFAAKLKAMFEDPAMAQPLKQAIDALPTAERDKAREALSRLLAFDGDLRPTSADAVFYEAFLQESARQIFQDELGPEGSPAWQALVETANLSYSAQADHLLGRADSPFWDDVRTAQKEDKPAILARSLAAAVSFAEGKLGTDRKAWQWGKLHSYTWATETTRLAPFMSASQRTGINAIQGYLDRGPYPAGGDMNTLNVSAYEWGNDFDTWLIPAMRIIVDFGQPEPMIGLNSSGQSGNPASPNYADGIDAWLKARYMSFPFQSQNLDKVYGTKRLMLTPQK
- a CDS encoding sterol desaturase family protein — its product is MQAIKAYFQRHGHDPFRIGEGRISGYLSAALGLLSLCAVLCFLFPEWLTFAEFRKVYSEQFARSVLLVGLVASFSLGTLNILLNRRKRLGFTGIAASGLAVFLGGTNIQFETIGQTPYSLGLDWFVLALLVSAIVFIPLEKLYAKDPQQNILRPHWRTDLAYFFVSHMLVQFILIFVTASSTLLGGWAVSPAFQAGVQSLPVWLQFILAVLVADLGQYWLHRLYHVVPWLWRFHAVHHSSTAMDWLAGSRIHFVEILLTRTGVLVPLMLMGFSPQAMNAYVILVGVQAVLAHANVRIDGGWLNYLLVLPRYHHWHHARHPDYIYKNYAIHLPIVDMLFGTFKLPPKEWPTRYGVFGKPLPDGILRQHLYPFQKPEPKAPVKPKAS
- a CDS encoding ligase-associated DNA damage response exonuclease is translated as MDLVVARPEGLYCPLGDFYIDPWKPVERAVITHGHGDHARTGNGHYLATSAGAGILRARLGDIRLQTLDYGERLEHGGVTLSLHPAGHVLGSAQVRLEYRGEVWVASGDYKTEADGTCAPFEPVRCHCFITESTFGLPIYRWQPQAALFAEIDAWWRANQAAGRASVLFCYAFGKAQRILHGIDASIGPILVHGAMEPLNRVYREAGVALPETRYAGDIARNDPLLRQALVMAPPSAGGSTWMRRFGDYSDAFASGWMMLRGTRRRRGVDRGFVLSDHADWPGLLWAIEQSGAERVFVTHGSVNVLVRYLSEQGLDAQAFSTEYGDEDEPASAPEATP
- a CDS encoding ATP-dependent DNA ligase — its product is MKDFAELYGRLDASTSSNAKLAALQDYFASATPEDAAWAVYFLSGGKPRQLVPVRQLREITLAITGLPEWLFEESYQAVGDLAETISLLLPPSVQRSDEGLATWVEEHLLPLRGLPPAELAARLPPLWARLDRLSLLVCLKLVTGAFRVGVSRLLVTRALANLTGLDPKRVAQRLVGYTDASRPPSAQGYARLIAEQSEAEHLERGGLPYPFFLAHPLQAEVGTFADLLGPPADWLVEWKWDGIRAQLVRRDGHLWIWSRGEELVSERFPELHGLAHALPEGTVIDGEILVWKDGRVQPFALLQQRIGRKRLTRKVLDDAPVRLVAYDLLEWRGEDWRQRPLAERRERLEQLLEELSDPVLELSPEVRGEDWHDLARQREGARALGVEGMMLKARDALYGVGRTKDQGTWWKWKLDPYSVDAVLIYAQRGHGRRANLYTDFTFAVWEGDDATAERALVPFAKAYSGLTDEEMRQVDAIIRRTTVEKFGPVRSVTPTLVFELGFEGIALSKRHKSGVAVRFPRMLRWRRDKPVAEADTLASLQALLADAPPEPEA